A genome region from Clostridium sp. JN-9 includes the following:
- a CDS encoding DNA mismatch repair protein MutS — protein sequence MITIVYYILAIILVSTVISLGSNIKRNKEIKKRIETNWGEEVEEKYSEDDLKTIAEYFNNKKNAEENKFFIDEITWNDLSMDSIFKKINTTESSPGEQCLYNILREPLFNEQQLKQRDKLINFFKEHEDERKKIQYILAKLGKERSCLISDYFYNKDEKIKSNLMYYRILAVMPFICIGVMFLNAQIGVIAILTAILVNMYTYYRGKMKLSYKLESFKYIIQIIKYADLILKEDIKELESYNVKLKEAFHELRSIKNVSFNAGNNGTDVGIMNEYIGILLLRDLINYEKMSDMLKKKSNEFKNIFEVIGTIDSLIAIASYRKRVNYYVTPELTKCINKQEQISTFRDMIHPLIKKSIPNSLEMTDSILITGSNASGKSTFLKTLAINIIFAQTIYTCLAKEFRCCYFKIYTSMALKDDIFNKESYYIVETRSLKRIIDGVNEEIPTICFVDEILRGTNTIERISASSQVLKYLTLNNCICVAATHDVELTHILEKYFTNYHFQEEIENNEITFDYKMYKGRSTTQNAIKLLGILGYNDTIVQKAQAKADKFLNDGVWEAE from the coding sequence ATGATCACTATTGTATATTATATATTAGCAATTATATTAGTAAGTACTGTGATTTCTTTAGGATCAAATATAAAAAGGAATAAAGAAATTAAGAAAAGAATTGAAACAAATTGGGGAGAAGAGGTGGAAGAAAAATATAGCGAAGATGACTTAAAAACCATTGCAGAATATTTTAATAATAAAAAGAATGCAGAAGAGAATAAATTTTTCATTGATGAAATTACCTGGAATGATTTAAGCATGGATAGTATTTTTAAAAAGATAAACACTACTGAAAGCAGTCCAGGTGAACAGTGCTTATATAATATTTTAAGGGAACCTTTATTCAATGAACAACAACTTAAACAAAGGGATAAATTAATAAATTTTTTTAAAGAACATGAAGATGAAAGAAAGAAAATACAATATATACTTGCTAAGTTAGGTAAAGAAAGAAGCTGCCTTATATCAGATTATTTTTATAACAAAGATGAAAAAATAAAATCAAATTTAATGTATTATAGAATTTTGGCTGTAATGCCTTTTATATGTATAGGTGTAATGTTTTTAAATGCACAAATTGGTGTAATTGCTATTTTAACAGCTATTTTAGTGAATATGTATACATATTATCGGGGAAAAATGAAGTTAAGCTATAAGCTTGAATCATTTAAGTACATAATACAAATAATTAAATATGCTGATTTAATTCTAAAAGAAGACATAAAAGAATTGGAAAGTTATAATGTGAAATTAAAAGAGGCCTTTCATGAATTAAGAAGCATAAAAAATGTATCATTTAATGCAGGAAATAATGGTACAGATGTTGGAATAATGAATGAATACATAGGTATACTTTTACTTAGAGATTTAATTAATTATGAAAAAATGTCAGATATGCTTAAGAAAAAAAGTAATGAGTTTAAAAATATATTTGAAGTTATAGGCACTATAGATAGTTTAATTGCCATAGCATCCTATAGAAAAAGGGTAAATTATTACGTTACCCCGGAATTAACCAAATGCATCAACAAGCAGGAGCAAATCAGCACATTTAGGGATATGATTCATCCTCTTATAAAGAAATCCATACCTAATTCCCTGGAAATGACAGATTCAATTTTAATAACAGGATCCAATGCATCAGGGAAATCTACTTTTTTAAAAACACTGGCTATAAATATTATTTTTGCCCAGACAATATACACCTGCTTAGCTAAAGAATTTAGATGCTGCTATTTTAAGATATATACTTCTATGGCTTTAAAGGATGATATATTCAATAAAGAAAGTTATTATATTGTAGAAACCAGATCTTTAAAGAGAATTATTGATGGTGTAAATGAAGAAATACCTACAATTTGCTTTGTGGATGAAATACTTCGAGGAACTAATACCATAGAGAGAATATCCGCTTCTTCCCAGGTGCTGAAATATTTAACTTTAAATAATTGCATATGTGTTGCTGCAACTCACGATGTTGAACTTACACATATATTAGAAAAATATTTTACAAACTATCATTTCCAGGAAGAAATTGAAAATAACGAAATAACCTTTGATTATAAAATGTATAAAGGAAGATCTACCACTCAAAATGCCATAAAGCTTTTAGGAATTTTAGGATATAATGATACTATTGTACAAAAAGCACAAGCAAAGGCAGATAAGTTTTTAAATGATGGTGTATGGGAGGCAGAATAA
- a CDS encoding sugar phosphate nucleotidyltransferase — translation MVKPTLVIMAAGMGSRYGGLKQIDPVGPNGEIIMDYSIYDAIKAGFGKVVFIIKKEIEDTFRETIGNRISKIIDTDYVYQEVNKVPSNFKVPQGRIKPWGTAHAVLCCKDVVNTPFAVINADDFYGSTSFEEIGRFLSQVKDDKEFYNYAMVGFKLENTLTEHGSVARGICNVDDENYLINITERTQIKKFEDAAKYTEDGEDWIDIPKGSTVSMNTWGFTPSIFEELEKGFTKFLEDDKEDILKAEYFLPSVVDNLIAEGRAKVKVITSREQWHGVTYKEDKPHVNKAINDLINNGVYPEKLWK, via the coding sequence ATGGTAAAACCAACTTTAGTAATAATGGCAGCAGGAATGGGAAGCAGATATGGGGGATTAAAGCAAATAGACCCCGTTGGGCCAAATGGCGAGATTATAATGGATTATTCCATCTATGATGCCATAAAAGCAGGCTTCGGAAAAGTAGTGTTTATAATTAAAAAAGAAATCGAAGATACCTTTCGTGAAACTATAGGAAACAGAATAAGTAAAATTATTGATACTGATTATGTATATCAGGAGGTTAATAAGGTACCTTCAAATTTTAAGGTACCGCAAGGCAGAATTAAGCCATGGGGTACAGCTCATGCAGTTTTATGCTGCAAAGATGTTGTTAATACACCTTTTGCTGTAATAAATGCAGATGATTTCTATGGATCTACATCTTTTGAGGAAATAGGAAGATTTCTTTCTCAGGTTAAGGATGATAAAGAGTTTTATAACTATGCTATGGTTGGCTTCAAGCTTGAAAATACTCTTACTGAGCATGGAAGCGTTGCCAGAGGTATATGTAATGTAGATGATGAAAATTATTTAATTAATATAACTGAAAGAACCCAAATTAAGAAATTTGAAGATGCTGCAAAATATACAGAGGACGGCGAAGACTGGATTGACATTCCAAAGGGAAGTACAGTTTCAATGAACACCTGGGGATTTACTCCAAGTATATTTGAAGAATTAGAAAAAGGTTTTACAAAATTCCTGGAAGATGATAAGGAAGATATATTAAAGGCTGAGTATTTCCTTCCAAGTGTTGTTGATAATCTTATAGCAGAAGGCAGGGCAAAGGTTAAAGTTATAACTTCCAGGGAACAGTGGCACGGAGTTACTTACAAAGAAGATAAGCCACATGTTAATAAGGCAATTAATGATCTTATAAACAACGGAGTATATCCAGAAAAGTTATGGAAATAG
- a CDS encoding ROK family protein → MVKINNIICFDIGGTFIKYGVITEDGGILCKDKTPTPKSLCKVNIPKKLCEIINNLKEQYGIKYAGISTAGQVDIQKGEVVAGAINFADYSGAKLAEEILKETGVKAFAENDVNAAALGEMWVGAAKDIDTFVCLTLGTGIGGAIVINRKLIRGVGGYAGEVGHMTINFNGEKCNCGFQGCFENYASTSALVKKYNEAVKAEDNLSNGEEVMQKVRQGNTIACNIYKEYLNSLAAGLVNLTHILDPGTIVIGGGIAAQGDKFFNEVNSLFQKKVMEPYRGYTKIIKAGLNNDAGLLGACYIVKDRLSH, encoded by the coding sequence ATGGTTAAAATTAATAACATTATATGCTTTGATATAGGCGGGACCTTTATAAAATATGGAGTTATTACTGAAGATGGTGGTATATTATGCAAGGATAAAACACCTACACCTAAATCTCTTTGCAAAGTTAATATACCAAAAAAGTTATGTGAAATAATAAATAACTTAAAAGAACAATATGGCATTAAATATGCAGGAATAAGTACAGCTGGACAGGTAGATATTCAGAAAGGAGAAGTAGTAGCTGGAGCTATTAATTTTGCTGACTACAGCGGGGCTAAGCTGGCAGAGGAAATACTAAAAGAAACAGGTGTGAAAGCATTTGCTGAGAATGATGTAAATGCTGCTGCACTTGGAGAAATGTGGGTTGGTGCTGCAAAGGATATTGACACTTTTGTCTGCCTTACCTTGGGTACAGGCATTGGAGGGGCAATTGTTATAAACAGAAAACTAATCAGAGGTGTTGGCGGATATGCTGGTGAAGTAGGACATATGACAATAAACTTCAATGGAGAAAAATGTAATTGCGGTTTCCAGGGATGCTTTGAGAACTATGCCTCTACATCAGCTTTAGTAAAAAAATATAATGAAGCAGTAAAAGCAGAAGATAATCTGTCAAATGGTGAAGAGGTAATGCAGAAAGTTCGACAGGGTAATACAATTGCATGCAATATATATAAAGAGTATTTAAATAGCTTAGCAGCTGGTTTAGTAAATTTAACTCATATACTGGACCCAGGGACTATAGTTATTGGGGGAGGAATAGCTGCACAGGGAGATAAATTTTTTAATGAGGTTAACAGCTTATTTCAAAAGAAAGTAATGGAGCCTTACAGAGGATATACAAAAATAATTAAAGCAGGTCTTAATAATGATGCAGGGTTACTTGGAGCATGTTATATAGTTAAAGACAGGCTGAGTCATTAA
- a CDS encoding DsrE/DsrF/DrsH-like family protein gives MDDNNVKGKKLSLLLFSGEYDKALAALTIANAARELNVEVSIFCAFWGLFILRDPEKITLEHKTAYEKMFSTMTPKGPEELGLSKMNMAGMGKAMLEKMMEDTETPRLIDFLKGAIKKGVKFYGCKMSVEVMGFKQEEFIPEFQIITAADYLNIALNSDMQLFV, from the coding sequence ATGGATGATAATAATGTAAAAGGTAAAAAATTAAGTCTGCTTCTTTTTAGCGGAGAATATGATAAGGCATTAGCGGCTTTAACAATTGCAAATGCTGCCAGAGAGCTTAATGTTGAAGTAAGCATATTTTGTGCCTTTTGGGGGCTTTTCATTTTAAGAGACCCTGAAAAAATCACATTAGAACATAAAACAGCATATGAGAAAATGTTTAGTACAATGACTCCTAAGGGCCCTGAAGAACTGGGCTTATCAAAAATGAATATGGCTGGTATGGGTAAGGCAATGCTTGAAAAGATGATGGAAGATACAGAAACTCCAAGACTTATTGACTTTTTAAAGGGGGCAATAAAAAAAGGAGTTAAATTCTATGGATGTAAAATGTCGGTGGAAGTTATGGGGTTTAAACAAGAGGAGTTTATCCCAGAATTTCAGATTATAACTGCTGCAGACTATTTAAATATAGCGTTAAATTCAGATATGCAGCTTTTTGTGTAA
- the galE gene encoding UDP-glucose 4-epimerase GalE, producing the protein MSILITGGAGYIGSHTAVELLEKGYEIVVVDNLINSSEESLNRVKKITGRDFKFYKSDLLDKESLRKMFKENNIDSVIHFAALKAVGESVSIPLRYYNNNLMSTLNLCEVMNEFNVKKLVFSSSATVYGNPETVPISEDFPLSATNPYGRTKLMIEDILRDLYISDNSWNIALLRYFNPIGAHKSGLIGEDPKGIPNNLVPYIAQVACGKLHCLNVLGSDYPTKDGTGVRDYIHVVDLAEGHIKALEKLNSNPGIQAYNLGTGNGYSVLEVVQAYSKACGREIPCKIVERRPGDVASCYADTQKAKKDLGFTAKRTIDDMCKDSWNWQSNNPNGYEDTNKYQK; encoded by the coding sequence ATGTCAATATTAATTACAGGTGGTGCAGGCTATATAGGCAGCCATACTGCTGTGGAATTACTTGAAAAAGGTTATGAGATAGTTGTTGTAGACAACCTTATTAATAGCAGTGAAGAATCACTAAATAGAGTAAAAAAAATAACTGGACGAGATTTCAAGTTTTATAAATCTGATTTACTTGATAAAGAATCTTTAAGAAAAATGTTTAAAGAAAACAATATTGATTCTGTTATACATTTTGCAGCACTAAAGGCTGTAGGAGAATCTGTTTCCATTCCATTAAGATACTACAATAATAACCTTATGAGTACATTGAATTTATGTGAAGTTATGAATGAATTTAATGTAAAGAAGCTTGTATTCAGTTCATCGGCAACGGTTTATGGAAATCCAGAAACTGTTCCAATATCTGAGGATTTTCCTCTTAGTGCAACAAATCCGTATGGAAGAACAAAGCTTATGATTGAAGATATTCTCAGGGATTTATATATATCAGATAATAGCTGGAATATAGCTCTGCTTCGTTATTTTAATCCTATTGGTGCCCATAAAAGCGGGCTTATAGGCGAAGACCCTAAGGGCATACCTAATAATCTGGTTCCATATATAGCACAGGTTGCATGTGGAAAACTTCACTGTCTGAATGTACTTGGAAGTGATTATCCAACAAAAGATGGCACAGGAGTAAGGGATTATATTCATGTAGTTGACTTGGCAGAGGGGCATATTAAAGCACTTGAAAAATTAAATTCAAATCCAGGAATACAAGCTTATAACTTAGGTACAGGCAATGGATATTCAGTGTTAGAAGTAGTACAGGCATATTCTAAGGCCTGCGGCAGGGAAATACCTTGCAAAATAGTAGAAAGAAGACCTGGAGATGTGGCTTCCTGCTATGCTGACACACAAAAAGCAAAAAAAGATCTGGGATTTACAGCAAAAAGAACAATTGATGACATGTGTAAAGATTCATGGAATTGGCAGTCAAATAATCCTAATGGATATGAGGATACAAATAAATATCAGAAGTGA
- a CDS encoding phosphotransferase: MDINEIVKQFKFSGRFIKAVPYGFGHINSTFSVYFENEDYSIHRYILQKINTKVFKSPEDLMENIENVTAHIKNKIMASGGNPNRESLIIVYTKDGKSFYKSENGDCFRAYIFIENAKTYQLVENPMHLYNSGKAFGKFQQLLSDFPAEKLHETIPDFHNTVKRYETFLKSVEKDVKGRAAEVKDEIKFVMDRADDTNVLLDLLNENKLPLRVTHNDTKFNNVLIDDITGEGICIIDLDTVMPGLSLYDFGDSIRSGAATAEEDDTDLSKVGISLELFENFTRGFIESAGKSLTDMEIKLLPFSGKLLTFECGIRFLTDYLDGDVYFKIHREKHNLERARNQFKMVADMETKFQQMEAIVSKVCQ; the protein is encoded by the coding sequence ATGGATATTAATGAAATAGTAAAACAATTCAAATTCAGCGGCAGATTTATAAAAGCAGTGCCATATGGTTTTGGTCATATAAACAGTACTTTTTCAGTTTATTTTGAAAATGAAGATTACTCTATTCATAGATATATTCTTCAAAAAATAAATACTAAGGTTTTTAAATCACCAGAAGATTTAATGGAAAATATAGAAAATGTAACAGCACACATAAAGAATAAGATAATGGCCAGCGGAGGAAATCCAAATAGAGAATCATTAATAATCGTATATACAAAGGATGGAAAAAGCTTTTACAAAAGTGAAAATGGTGACTGCTTTAGGGCTTATATATTTATTGAAAATGCCAAAACTTATCAGCTTGTTGAAAACCCAATGCATCTTTATAATTCTGGAAAAGCCTTTGGTAAGTTTCAGCAGCTTCTTTCAGATTTTCCAGCAGAAAAACTGCATGAGACTATTCCTGACTTTCATAATACCGTAAAAAGATATGAAACATTTTTAAAATCAGTTGAAAAGGATGTTAAAGGAAGAGCAGCAGAAGTTAAGGATGAAATAAAGTTTGTAATGGACAGAGCTGATGACACAAATGTTCTTTTAGATCTTCTTAATGAAAATAAACTGCCACTACGTGTTACCCACAATGATACTAAATTCAATAATGTATTAATAGATGATATTACAGGAGAAGGCATTTGCATAATAGATTTGGATACAGTTATGCCTGGCCTATCCTTATATGATTTTGGGGATTCCATAAGATCTGGAGCTGCCACTGCAGAAGAAGATGATACTGACCTTTCAAAGGTAGGCATAAGTCTTGAATTATTTGAGAATTTTACCAGAGGATTTATAGAATCAGCAGGAAAATCACTTACAGACATGGAAATAAAACTTTTACCCTTTAGTGGAAAACTATTAACCTTCGAGTGTGGTATAAGATTCCTTACTGATTATTTAGATGGTGATGTTTACTTTAAAATTCACAGAGAAAAACACAACCTTGAAAGAGCAAGAAATCAATTTAAAATGGTAGCTGATATGGAAACAAAGTTCCAGCAAATGGAGGCTATTGTAAGCAAAGTATGCCAATAA
- a CDS encoding beta-galactosidase has translation MINDKIKGFFYGADYNPDQWSEETWIEDIRQMKIHGVNVVTLPVFSWAKLQPSENEFDFSWLDKIVNLLYENGIYVNMATPTAAQPAWMDKKYPEITRTDINGHKRKHGGRVNFCPNSPEYRRLSKSIASKMAEHYKDNPAIVLWHVNNEYGAYCYCENCRQAFIKWLKNKYINLENLNKCWYTSFWGHTIYDFDEIEVPSALTEILPGALAGRDGTYFQPIAIDYKRFMSDSLLECFKGEALEIRKYHKDTPITTNIWSVSHELDLFRWGEQCDIASWDSYPSNKDHPSLIAFKHDVIRGLKKGKPFLLMEQTPSQQNWQPYNAQKRPGVMRLLSYQCIAHGADGIMFFQWRQSLGACEKYHAAMVPHVGHENTRIGIELTQLGMELRSLQDKIIDSKTESEIAFIMDWPNWWGVEYSSGPSVDLTYIDRIMKYYRALYDLHISVDIVEPTADLSKYKIVIAPVLYMVSDESIANIEKFVSDGGTFITTFFSGIVDENDIVRSGGYPGAFRKLLGIWVEEVDALYPEMKNGIKTGKQMDTSEKSYECKLICEVLHSENAAVLGTFTEDYYKGFPAITENAYGKGKAVYVASEPEDDLIKVLLEKYCKEKNIQPIIKTNADVEITRRVKDNNEYIFILNHSSCVQKISLQEKTYINLLNGDILKNEIEIESKEVLILNDSIVNS, from the coding sequence ATGATAAATGATAAAATTAAAGGCTTTTTCTATGGTGCAGATTATAATCCAGATCAATGGAGCGAAGAAACATGGATAGAAGATATAAGACAAATGAAAATACATGGAGTAAATGTTGTAACACTGCCTGTATTTTCATGGGCAAAGCTGCAGCCAAGTGAGAATGAATTTGATTTTTCCTGGCTTGATAAAATAGTAAATCTTTTATATGAAAATGGAATATATGTTAATATGGCAACTCCAACGGCTGCTCAGCCTGCCTGGATGGATAAAAAATATCCTGAAATCACAAGAACAGATATAAATGGCCATAAACGTAAGCATGGGGGCAGAGTGAATTTTTGCCCTAACAGCCCTGAATACAGAAGACTTTCTAAATCTATAGCATCAAAAATGGCTGAACACTATAAGGATAATCCAGCAATTGTTTTGTGGCATGTTAACAATGAATATGGAGCTTACTGTTATTGTGAAAATTGCAGACAAGCTTTTATAAAATGGTTAAAAAATAAGTATATAAACTTAGAAAACCTGAATAAATGCTGGTATACAAGCTTTTGGGGTCATACAATATATGACTTTGATGAAATTGAAGTGCCATCTGCTTTAACAGAAATATTACCGGGAGCATTAGCAGGAAGGGACGGAACTTATTTTCAGCCCATAGCAATAGACTATAAAAGATTTATGTCTGACAGTTTATTAGAATGCTTTAAAGGAGAAGCTTTGGAAATAAGAAAATATCATAAAGATACACCTATAACTACCAACATATGGAGTGTAAGCCATGAGTTGGACTTATTTAGATGGGGAGAACAATGTGATATTGCTTCCTGGGACAGTTATCCATCAAATAAGGATCATCCAAGCTTAATTGCCTTTAAGCATGATGTTATAAGAGGATTAAAAAAAGGCAAACCCTTTTTATTAATGGAGCAGACACCAAGTCAGCAGAACTGGCAGCCCTATAATGCTCAAAAGAGACCAGGGGTAATGAGGCTGTTAAGTTATCAATGTATAGCACATGGCGCTGATGGAATAATGTTTTTCCAGTGGAGGCAGTCACTTGGAGCCTGTGAAAAATATCATGCTGCCATGGTGCCTCATGTTGGACATGAAAATACAAGAATTGGAATAGAACTCACTCAGTTAGGAATGGAATTAAGGAGCCTTCAGGATAAAATCATTGATTCTAAAACTGAATCAGAGATAGCTTTCATTATGGATTGGCCTAATTGGTGGGGAGTTGAATATTCCAGCGGCCCCAGTGTGGATTTAACATATATTGATAGAATTATGAAATACTACAGAGCACTATATGATTTACATATTTCTGTAGATATAGTTGAACCTACAGCAGATTTATCAAAATATAAAATAGTAATTGCCCCTGTTTTATATATGGTTAGTGATGAATCCATAGCAAACATAGAAAAATTCGTAAGTGATGGAGGTACATTTATAACAACATTCTTCAGCGGCATTGTGGATGAAAATGATATTGTGAGATCTGGGGGATATCCAGGTGCCTTTAGGAAACTTCTTGGAATATGGGTAGAAGAAGTGGATGCATTGTATCCTGAAATGAAAAATGGAATAAAGACAGGAAAACAGATGGATACAAGTGAAAAAAGCTATGAATGCAAACTTATATGTGAGGTGCTTCATAGTGAAAATGCTGCTGTACTTGGAACCTTCACAGAAGACTATTATAAAGGCTTTCCTGCTATAACAGAAAATGCTTATGGAAAAGGAAAAGCTGTATATGTGGCATCGGAACCAGAGGATGATTTAATAAAAGTTTTATTAGAAAAATATTGCAAAGAGAAGAATATCCAGCCTATTATTAAAACTAATGCTGATGTAGAGATAACAAGAAGAGTAAAGGATAACAATGAATATATATTTATATTAAATCACAGCAGCTGTGTGCAAAAGATATCACTTCAGGAAAAAACATATATTAATTTGCTTAATGGTGATATATTAAAAAATGAAATTGAAATTGAATCAAAGGAAGTATTGATCTTAAATGATTCAATAGTAAATTCATAA
- the gnpA gene encoding 1,3-beta-galactosyl-N-acetylhexosamine phosphorylase produces the protein METLNKGRFTMPAEAGIDNEVKKLIAKWGADAIRNSDGTVLPDELMDMAVKVYTTYLTVRNDQKWAYSHKNQLQMQYLMSKHNIAVKDTLDITPLEGYFHRQFEIDKNHDFKRYWEVIDRSTGEVLNESSWYFDSDRETVVITNVKRWHRYTVSFLAYQVWDTTQMYNHLTNNWTTPPEMPYDAIHEETREHIFNYLENWLKENPSVDVVRFTTFFYHFTIAYNDKAKEKFVDWFGYSASVSPEAIDEFEKVKGYKPRAEVFVDEGYYNTPFRVPSKEFLDWMDFVQGFVAENAKKCVDLCHSYGKEAMMFLGDNWIGTEPYGDYFEKIGVDSVVGSVGSGATLRLISDIPHVKYTEGRFLPYFFPDTFYEGGNPTKEAVENWVQARRAILRKPVDRMGYGGYLSLALKFPDFVDKVEEIANEFREIHNKMNGTKAYTGRFKVAVLNVWGKLRSWQCNMVAHALWYKKIYSYVGVLECLSGMPLDVVFMSFDDIKKNGIPDDIGVIINAGDAGTAWSGHNYWIDDDVTGKIRQWVYNGGGFIGVGEPTAYQHQGRYFQLSDILGVDREMGYTLSCTRHDKAYEGKHFILEDQNSEINFGEGMKYVYATSESTKILSMDKDDINLSVNEFGNGRAVYISGLPYTPENVRLLLRSIYFAASREEEMFNWYTSNCNTECAAYLDTGNAAVINNSDKDQETELYMDKNNTIKLILKPYEIKWLNI, from the coding sequence ATGGAAACTTTAAATAAAGGCAGATTTACTATGCCGGCAGAAGCAGGTATTGATAATGAAGTTAAAAAACTTATAGCAAAATGGGGTGCAGATGCCATCAGAAATAGTGATGGAACTGTGCTTCCAGATGAATTAATGGATATGGCAGTTAAAGTTTATACAACATATTTAACTGTAAGAAATGATCAAAAGTGGGCCTATTCCCATAAAAATCAGTTACAGATGCAGTACTTAATGTCTAAACATAATATTGCAGTAAAAGACACATTGGACATAACACCTTTAGAAGGATATTTTCACAGGCAATTTGAAATTGATAAAAATCATGATTTTAAAAGATATTGGGAAGTAATAGACAGATCTACAGGTGAGGTTCTGAATGAAAGCAGCTGGTATTTTGACAGTGACAGGGAAACAGTAGTCATCACAAATGTTAAAAGATGGCACAGATATACAGTAAGCTTTTTAGCATATCAGGTATGGGACACAACTCAAATGTATAATCATTTGACAAATAATTGGACTACACCTCCTGAGATGCCTTATGATGCAATTCATGAAGAAACCAGAGAACATATATTTAACTATTTGGAAAACTGGCTAAAAGAAAATCCAAGTGTAGATGTAGTGAGGTTTACCACATTTTTCTATCACTTTACTATAGCCTATAATGACAAAGCTAAGGAAAAATTTGTTGACTGGTTTGGTTATAGTGCAAGCGTCAGCCCTGAGGCAATAGATGAATTTGAAAAGGTAAAAGGCTATAAGCCCAGAGCAGAAGTTTTTGTTGATGAAGGATACTATAATACTCCATTTAGAGTGCCTTCTAAGGAATTTTTAGACTGGATGGATTTTGTCCAGGGATTTGTGGCTGAAAATGCTAAAAAGTGTGTGGATTTATGCCACAGCTATGGAAAAGAAGCTATGATGTTCTTAGGTGACAACTGGATTGGGACAGAACCTTATGGAGATTATTTTGAAAAAATCGGAGTGGATTCTGTAGTAGGTTCTGTAGGAAGCGGTGCAACCTTAAGACTGATTTCAGATATTCCTCATGTTAAATATACAGAGGGAAGATTCCTTCCATACTTCTTTCCGGATACCTTTTATGAAGGTGGAAATCCTACAAAAGAAGCTGTGGAGAATTGGGTACAAGCTAGAAGAGCCATACTAAGAAAACCAGTGGATAGAATGGGATATGGAGGATATTTAAGCCTTGCTCTTAAATTCCCTGATTTTGTAGATAAGGTAGAAGAAATTGCCAATGAATTCAGAGAAATCCATAATAAAATGAATGGGACAAAAGCTTATACTGGAAGATTCAAGGTGGCTGTTCTCAATGTCTGGGGAAAGCTGAGAAGCTGGCAGTGCAACATGGTTGCCCATGCGTTATGGTACAAGAAAATATACTCTTATGTAGGAGTGTTAGAATGCTTAAGCGGAATGCCTTTGGATGTAGTATTCATGAGCTTTGATGATATAAAGAAAAATGGCATACCAGATGATATAGGTGTGATTATTAATGCTGGTGATGCTGGAACAGCCTGGTCAGGGCACAATTATTGGATAGATGATGATGTTACAGGTAAAATCAGACAATGGGTATATAATGGCGGAGGCTTCATTGGAGTAGGAGAGCCCACAGCATACCAGCATCAGGGAAGGTACTTTCAGCTGTCAGATATATTAGGTGTAGACAGAGAAATGGGATACACATTAAGCTGTACAAGGCATGATAAGGCTTATGAGGGGAAGCACTTTATCCTTGAAGATCAAAATTCAGAAATAAACTTTGGTGAAGGAATGAAGTATGTATATGCCACTTCGGAAAGCACTAAGATTCTTTCAATGGACAAAGATGATATAAATCTTTCTGTAAATGAATTTGGTAATGGCAGAGCAGTATACATTTCAGGACTTCCATATACACCAGAAAATGTGAGATTACTACTTAGATCAATTTACTTTGCAGCATCAAGAGAAGAAGAGATGTTTAACTGGTATACATCAAATTGTAATACAGAGTGCGCAGCATATCTGGACACAGGAAATGCAGCAGTTATAAATAACTCAGATAAAGATCAGGAAACAGAACTTTATATGGATAAAAATAATACTATAAAGTTAATTCTTAAGCCATATGAAATAAAATGGCTGAATATTTAA